A section of the Streptomyces xinghaiensis S187 genome encodes:
- a CDS encoding DeoR/GlpR family DNA-binding transcription regulator yields MNAEERQREIVALARDTGAVEVTRLAEKLAVAKETIRRDLRVLEDHGLVRRTHGGAYPVETPGFETTLAFRATLHVPEKRRIAAAAAELLGEAETLFVDEGFTPQLITEALPRDRPLTVVTTSLATARTLAGRDNFTVLLLGGRVRGGTLATVGHWATRMLSGFVIDLAFLGANGISRLHGLTTPDPVVGEVKATAVRAARRRIFAGVHTKFGAVGFCRFAEVSDFEAIVTGTALPSSEAHRYSLLGPQVIRV; encoded by the coding sequence GTGAACGCCGAGGAACGGCAGCGGGAGATCGTCGCCCTGGCCCGGGACACGGGTGCGGTGGAGGTCACCCGGCTCGCCGAGAAACTGGCCGTCGCGAAGGAGACCATCCGCCGAGACCTGCGGGTCCTGGAGGACCACGGCCTGGTGCGCCGTACCCATGGCGGCGCCTACCCGGTGGAGACACCGGGGTTCGAGACGACGCTCGCCTTCCGCGCCACCCTGCACGTGCCCGAGAAGCGGCGGATCGCCGCCGCGGCGGCGGAGCTGCTCGGCGAGGCCGAGACGCTCTTCGTCGACGAGGGCTTCACCCCGCAGCTCATCACCGAGGCGCTGCCCCGGGACCGCCCGCTGACCGTCGTGACCACCTCCCTGGCCACCGCCAGGACGCTGGCCGGACGGGACAACTTCACCGTGCTCCTGCTGGGCGGCCGGGTGCGCGGCGGCACCCTGGCCACGGTCGGCCACTGGGCGACCCGGATGCTCTCCGGATTCGTCATCGACCTGGCGTTCCTCGGAGCCAACGGCATCTCCCGGCTCCATGGCCTGACCACACCCGACCCGGTGGTCGGCGAGGTCAAGGCGACCGCCGTACGGGCGGCACGGCGCCGGATCTTCGCCGGTGTGCACACCAAGTTCGGAGCCGTGGGCTTCTGCCGCTTCGCGGAGGTCTCCGACTTCGAGGCGATCGTCACCGGCACCGCCCTGCCGTCCTCCGAAGCCCACCGCTACTCCCTCCTGGGGCCGCAGGTCATCCGCGTGTGA
- a CDS encoding carbohydrate ABC transporter permease has translation MTGQLTAASPPPAASPPRAPARAPAASGRLRAWATRAPLLPALVFLIAVTQLPFAATLFISVFDWYALDPGGREFTGLSNYGTVLSDPRLRSSVVTTVVLTVSVVLASLLLGLGLALLLDRSFRGRGVVRTMLIAPFLIVPVAAALLWKHALYNPEYGLFNGALAWLGGLFGVDDPVQPDWLSDMPLPAVAASLVWQWTPFMMLILLAGLQSRPLETAEAARLDGAGSWQVFRYLTLPHLRRYLELGALLGSIYIVQHFDAVFTLTAGSLGTANLPYTIYHTFYKAHEYGLASAAGVLVVIGSIAIAVFALRVVSSLFSEEVSGS, from the coding sequence ATGACGGGACAGCTCACCGCGGCCTCCCCGCCGCCCGCCGCCTCCCCGCCCCGGGCGCCCGCCCGGGCCCCGGCCGCCTCCGGGCGGCTGCGGGCCTGGGCCACCCGCGCCCCCCTGCTGCCCGCCCTGGTCTTCCTGATCGCCGTCACCCAGCTCCCGTTCGCGGCGACGCTCTTCATCTCCGTGTTCGACTGGTACGCACTCGACCCCGGCGGCCGGGAGTTCACCGGGCTGTCCAACTACGGCACGGTGCTCTCCGACCCGCGGCTGCGGTCCTCCGTCGTCACCACGGTGGTGCTCACCGTGTCCGTGGTGCTGGCGAGCCTGCTCCTGGGGCTCGGCCTGGCGCTGCTGCTGGACCGGTCCTTCCGCGGCCGGGGCGTGGTGCGCACGATGCTCATCGCCCCCTTCCTGATCGTTCCCGTCGCCGCCGCGCTGCTGTGGAAGCACGCCCTCTACAACCCGGAGTACGGGCTGTTCAACGGCGCCCTCGCCTGGCTGGGCGGGCTCTTCGGGGTGGACGACCCCGTCCAGCCCGACTGGCTCTCCGACATGCCGCTGCCCGCGGTGGCGGCCTCCCTGGTGTGGCAGTGGACGCCGTTCATGATGCTCATCCTGCTGGCGGGGCTGCAGAGCCGGCCGCTGGAGACGGCCGAGGCGGCCCGGCTGGACGGCGCCGGCTCCTGGCAGGTCTTCCGCTATCTGACGCTGCCGCACCTGCGGCGCTATCTGGAACTGGGGGCGCTGCTGGGCTCGATCTACATCGTCCAGCACTTCGACGCGGTGTTCACCCTCACCGCCGGGTCGCTGGGCACCGCCAACCTGCCGTACACGATCTACCACACCTTCTACAAGGCCCATGAGTACGGCCTCGCCTCGGCCGCGGGGGTGCTGGTCGTCATCGGCTCGATCGCCATCGCCGTCTTCGCCCTGCGCGTGGTCTCGTCCCTGTTCAGCGAGGAGGTGTCCGGGTCATGA
- a CDS encoding ABC transporter substrate-binding protein, translated as MRRRTIRTPVSTLIATAVAGSLLAACAGAGGTASEDGSINVLMVNNPPMTELQKLTAEHFTKETGIEVNFTVLPENDVRDKISQDFSNQAGQYDVATISNYEAPIYAGNGWLHALDSYVAEDEAFDQDDVLEPMRLSLTGEDGKLYGQPFYGESSFLMYRRDVFDKHGLSMPEKPTWQEVADLAAEVDAEEKGMKGICLRGLPGWGEVMAPLTTVVNTFGGTWFDEDWNARLTSPEFTEATEFYVDLVREHGEAGAAQAGYAECLNNMTQGKTAMWYDATAGAGSLEAGDSPVKGKIGYVPAPVEETESSGWLYTWAWGVQKASENAGDAWKFISWASGKEYEELVGEEIGWTNVPAGKRASTYERPEYRKAAGAFSEVARTAISGADPRDPGVQKRPAPGIQFVGIPEFTDLGTKVSQEISAAIAGRKSVKQALAASQRLAEAVGKEYRNK; from the coding sequence ATGCGACGCAGAACCATCCGCACCCCGGTAAGCACCCTGATCGCCACCGCCGTGGCCGGAAGTCTCCTGGCGGCCTGCGCCGGGGCCGGCGGCACGGCCTCGGAGGACGGCTCGATCAACGTACTGATGGTCAACAACCCGCCGATGACCGAGCTGCAGAAACTCACCGCCGAGCACTTCACCAAGGAGACCGGCATCGAGGTCAACTTCACGGTGCTGCCCGAGAACGACGTCCGCGACAAGATCAGCCAGGACTTCTCCAACCAGGCGGGCCAGTACGACGTCGCCACCATCAGCAACTACGAGGCGCCGATCTACGCCGGCAACGGCTGGCTGCACGCCCTCGACTCCTACGTGGCCGAGGACGAGGCGTTCGACCAGGACGACGTCCTGGAGCCGATGCGGCTCTCGCTCACCGGCGAGGACGGCAAGCTCTACGGCCAGCCCTTCTACGGCGAGTCGTCCTTCCTGATGTACCGCCGGGACGTCTTCGACAAGCACGGGCTGTCCATGCCCGAGAAGCCCACCTGGCAGGAGGTCGCGGACCTCGCCGCGGAGGTGGACGCCGAGGAGAAGGGCATGAAGGGCATCTGCCTGCGCGGACTGCCCGGCTGGGGCGAGGTCATGGCGCCGCTGACCACGGTCGTCAACACCTTCGGCGGCACCTGGTTCGACGAGGACTGGAACGCCCGGCTCACCTCCCCCGAGTTCACCGAGGCCACCGAGTTCTACGTGGACCTGGTGCGCGAGCACGGCGAGGCGGGCGCCGCCCAGGCCGGGTACGCCGAGTGCCTGAACAACATGACCCAGGGCAAGACGGCCATGTGGTACGACGCCACCGCCGGCGCCGGATCGCTGGAGGCCGGCGACTCCCCCGTGAAGGGCAAGATCGGTTACGTGCCCGCGCCGGTGGAGGAGACCGAGAGCTCCGGCTGGCTCTACACCTGGGCGTGGGGGGTGCAGAAGGCCTCGGAGAACGCCGGCGACGCCTGGAAGTTCATCTCCTGGGCCTCCGGCAAGGAGTACGAGGAGCTGGTCGGCGAGGAGATCGGCTGGACCAACGTACCGGCCGGGAAGCGCGCCTCCACCTACGAGCGCCCCGAGTACCGCAAGGCGGCCGGAGCCTTCTCCGAGGTGGCCCGGACCGCCATCTCCGGCGCCGACCCGCGCGACCCGGGCGTGCAGAAGCGGCCCGCGCCCGGCATCCAGTTCGTCGGCATACCCGAGTTCACCGACCTGGGCACCAAGGTCTCCCAGGAGATCAGCGCGGCCATCGCCGGACGCAAGTCGGTGAAGCAGGCGCTGGCCGCCTCGCAGCGGCTGGCCGAGGCCGTCGGCAAGGAGTACCGGAACAAATGA
- a CDS encoding carbohydrate ABC transporter permease, with amino-acid sequence MTAPAPAPVPAAPAAPAAASAPAGPPGRTVPHPAVRRARRRNTALGMLAWLAGIVFFLPVAWMTLTSLHSEADAATNPPSLAAPLTLEGYREFFATGAAGPWPSLANSAMASVFSTAAVLLLAFPAAYALSLRPVRKWRDVLFFFLSTKMLPVIAGLLPVYLFARNTGLLDNIWLLVLLYTSMNLPIAVWMMQSFLAEVPAALIEAAQLDGARLPTVLGRVIAPLVGPGIAATALICFIFSWNEMLFARVLTGVTAQTAPVFLTGFITSQGLFLAKVCAASVVISLPVLAAGFAAQDKLVQGLSLGAVK; translated from the coding sequence ATGACCGCCCCCGCTCCCGCCCCCGTCCCCGCCGCGCCCGCCGCGCCGGCGGCGGCGTCCGCCCCCGCCGGGCCGCCAGGCCGTACCGTCCCGCATCCGGCGGTGCGGCGTGCCCGGCGCCGGAACACCGCGCTCGGGATGCTGGCCTGGCTCGCCGGCATCGTGTTCTTCCTGCCGGTCGCCTGGATGACCCTCACCTCCCTGCACTCCGAGGCCGACGCCGCGACCAACCCGCCCTCGCTCGCCGCCCCGCTCACGCTGGAGGGCTACCGCGAGTTCTTCGCCACCGGCGCCGCCGGCCCCTGGCCGTCGCTGGCCAACTCGGCCATGGCGTCGGTCTTCTCCACCGCCGCGGTGCTGCTGCTGGCGTTCCCGGCGGCGTACGCCCTCTCCCTCCGGCCGGTGCGCAAATGGCGGGACGTGCTCTTCTTCTTCCTGTCGACGAAGATGCTGCCGGTGATCGCCGGGCTGCTGCCGGTGTACCTGTTCGCCCGGAACACCGGGCTGCTCGACAACATCTGGCTGCTCGTCCTCCTCTACACCTCGATGAACCTGCCGATCGCGGTGTGGATGATGCAGTCCTTCCTCGCCGAGGTGCCCGCCGCCCTCATCGAGGCCGCGCAGCTCGACGGGGCGCGGCTGCCCACCGTCCTCGGCCGGGTGATCGCCCCGCTCGTGGGGCCCGGCATCGCCGCCACCGCGCTGATCTGCTTCATCTTCAGCTGGAACGAGATGCTGTTCGCCCGGGTCCTCACCGGGGTGACCGCGCAGACCGCGCCGGTCTTCCTGACCGGTTTCATCACCAGCCAGGGGCTGTTCCTGGCCAAGGTGTGCGCCGCCTCCGTCGTCATCTCCCTGCCGGTGCTCGCCGCGGGGTTCGCCGCCCAGGACAAACTCGTTCAGGGCCTGTCTCTGGGAGCCGTCAAATGA